From one Microbulbifer sp. A4B17 genomic stretch:
- a CDS encoding ATP-binding protein, with amino-acid sequence MNLRRQLLLVSLVALTLPWAGCQYLRQVDAALAQGQIQAIEATAAAIAARLASAPQLIAPDPQRLSRPPGAQLYLNPLSQAPRVDGYGDEWRAQQLEPRTLEDGQLSPMAQVTLGQLDKQVYLLLTVSDSTPAYRDPRTGLIAGGDTVELFTADQHYILPVASQGAASALWHNPREGRYERELRFRGRWTTSGAGYQLELALPQTLTGGALAIRIHDRANSSGSSPTRSASTLPADGHPGRLVSPLPDLQRELDHFARPGLRLAVVDSEGFLLASNGQLHLTDSESDSWLRDWAYRKLLSRGDLPQLPENSLPLPTPDSRGPQEQWYSGPLQSRIGAVSVPVITRVDEVVERPLLGQVLVLQSGEAMQSVTEGAAHRLWLISCAAAATALLFLLGYASWLSWRVRKLHQAARNAVDSSGKLRGNFPHSKAGDELGDLNRAFASLLAELDQYHQYLRTLASKLSHELRTPLAVVRSSLDNLAAGELDDHSRRYAGRAMDGSARLSGILNSLSAASNLETSIHQAEREPFDLADLLEVMTQCYGDAHSEHQFTLNKPTGELACHGAPELLAQLLDKLVDNACSFAPQGSEICLSVAINREMYLITVGNDGPLLPEGYAHKLFDSLVSVRDQGDNAGHLGLGLHIAKLIADFHGGSLKARNRSEGSGVEFSLELPTG; translated from the coding sequence ATGAACCTACGCCGCCAACTCTTGCTCGTCAGCCTTGTCGCACTCACCCTGCCCTGGGCCGGCTGCCAGTACCTCCGCCAGGTGGACGCCGCCCTAGCGCAAGGCCAGATTCAGGCAATTGAAGCAACTGCGGCGGCAATTGCCGCGCGCTTGGCCAGCGCCCCCCAGCTTATCGCCCCGGATCCTCAGCGCCTATCGCGCCCACCAGGGGCTCAGCTCTACCTGAATCCCCTATCTCAAGCTCCGAGAGTCGACGGCTATGGCGATGAGTGGCGAGCGCAGCAACTTGAGCCCAGAACCCTTGAGGACGGGCAGCTATCCCCTATGGCCCAGGTGACGCTGGGGCAACTGGATAAGCAAGTCTACCTGCTTCTCACTGTTTCGGACTCAACTCCCGCCTACCGGGATCCCCGCACAGGCCTGATCGCTGGTGGTGACACCGTAGAGCTGTTTACCGCTGACCAGCACTATATCCTGCCCGTCGCCAGCCAGGGGGCCGCCAGCGCCTTGTGGCACAACCCTAGAGAGGGCCGCTACGAGCGCGAGCTGCGTTTCAGGGGCCGATGGACTACTTCTGGTGCCGGTTACCAATTGGAGCTGGCTCTACCACAAACCCTAACCGGTGGAGCCCTCGCTATCCGTATTCACGACAGGGCAAACAGCAGTGGCTCCTCACCGACTCGCAGCGCCAGCACACTTCCGGCAGATGGTCACCCAGGACGCTTGGTAAGCCCTCTGCCAGACCTTCAAAGAGAACTCGACCACTTTGCGCGCCCTGGACTGCGCCTCGCAGTAGTGGACAGCGAGGGGTTTCTTCTTGCCAGCAACGGACAACTACACCTTACAGATTCCGAAAGCGATTCGTGGCTGAGAGACTGGGCTTATCGCAAATTGCTTTCCAGGGGGGATTTGCCACAGCTGCCGGAAAATAGCTTGCCTCTTCCGACACCTGACAGCCGTGGCCCCCAGGAGCAATGGTATTCAGGGCCGCTGCAATCCCGAATTGGTGCGGTGAGTGTGCCCGTTATCACTCGGGTCGACGAAGTGGTTGAGCGGCCACTTCTGGGGCAGGTCCTCGTCCTGCAATCTGGCGAAGCGATGCAATCAGTCACCGAGGGAGCAGCCCACCGGTTGTGGTTGATCAGCTGCGCCGCAGCCGCAACCGCCCTGCTCTTCCTTTTGGGCTACGCCAGCTGGCTTTCCTGGCGCGTGCGCAAGCTACACCAGGCCGCCCGCAACGCAGTAGATTCCAGCGGCAAACTGCGCGGCAACTTTCCCCATTCAAAGGCAGGCGATGAACTGGGAGACCTAAACCGAGCCTTCGCCAGCCTGCTCGCAGAACTGGACCAATATCACCAGTACCTGCGCACTCTCGCCAGTAAGTTGTCACACGAGCTACGCACACCGCTGGCAGTGGTTCGCTCGTCCCTGGATAACCTCGCCGCCGGGGAACTCGACGACCACAGCCGCCGCTATGCAGGGCGGGCTATGGATGGCAGTGCAAGGCTGTCGGGGATTCTCAACAGTCTTTCCGCAGCCAGCAATCTTGAAACCAGCATCCACCAAGCGGAGCGGGAGCCTTTCGACCTGGCAGACCTGCTTGAAGTCATGACACAGTGCTATGGCGATGCTCACAGTGAACACCAATTTACTCTGAACAAACCCACTGGGGAGCTAGCCTGCCACGGCGCACCGGAGTTATTGGCTCAATTGCTGGACAAGCTGGTGGATAACGCTTGCAGCTTCGCCCCACAAGGCAGTGAAATTTGCCTGTCAGTGGCAATAAACAGAGAAATGTACCTGATCACAGTAGGCAATGACGGCCCTCTGCTCCCGGAAGGTTACGCTCACAAGCTATTTGACTCTCTCGTTTCTGTGCGCGACCAAGGCGATAATGCCGGCCACCTGGGGCTGGGACTGCATATCGC
- the pdsR gene encoding proteobacterial dedicated sortase system response regulator, with product MSATIAIVEDERAIAENYRDALRRHGYRVDLYSARIEAMDAFRQRLPDLAVIDVGLGSEVEGGFELCRELRAMAPSLPILFLTARDSELDIISGLRLGADDYLTKDISLPHMQARINALLRRVSVLRDQNDEGESLTQGKLWLDISRLHCHWDEQPVDLTVTEFWIVHALAKRPGHVKSRSQLMEAARVVLDDNTITSHVKRIRRKFQALDTEFNAIGTAYGMGYRWQL from the coding sequence ATGAGTGCAACCATCGCCATTGTCGAAGATGAACGCGCTATCGCAGAAAACTACCGCGATGCTTTGCGCCGCCACGGTTACCGGGTCGATTTATACAGCGCCAGGATTGAGGCCATGGATGCTTTTCGCCAGCGGCTGCCGGACCTGGCCGTGATCGATGTTGGCCTGGGCAGCGAGGTGGAGGGCGGTTTTGAGCTCTGCCGGGAATTGCGCGCTATGGCACCGAGCCTGCCAATATTATTTCTCACCGCCAGGGACTCAGAGCTGGATATTATTTCCGGACTGCGCCTGGGGGCTGATGATTACCTCACCAAGGATATCTCCCTACCCCATATGCAGGCGCGAATTAACGCCCTACTGCGCCGCGTTAGCGTGCTGCGAGATCAAAACGATGAAGGCGAGAGCTTAACTCAGGGAAAGCTATGGCTGGATATTTCCAGGCTCCATTGCCATTGGGATGAGCAACCCGTGGACCTGACCGTGACCGAATTCTGGATTGTCCACGCCCTGGCCAAAAGGCCCGGTCACGTTAAATCCCGCAGCCAACTTATGGAAGCGGCCCGCGTAGTGCTGGATGACAACACCATCACCTCTCACGTCAAAAGAATCAGGCGCAAGTTCCAGGCGCTGGACACCGAATTTAATGCCATAGGAACCGCCTACGGCATGGGGTATCGCTGGCAGCTGTAA
- a CDS encoding OmpA family protein, producing the protein MKKVVMAVALGSLIATGAHAKEQNESNLTPAKQASVFTGSAIAGAALGGPVGFIAGALGGAWLGEQIKQADEADMLATQLTESRAELSNLAQQLDAAQLSANDASQLALDSLQFQMLFTTGEDELQEGQMHQLSAMADFLKRHPHLQIHLEGHADPRGSDGYNNVLSDQRALSVEEALVSLGVDASRISRSALGSTYSQAARGDVDAYAMERRVDIRFSLPESMAGNF; encoded by the coding sequence ATGAAAAAAGTAGTGATGGCCGTCGCCCTGGGTTCTCTGATTGCCACCGGAGCCCACGCTAAGGAACAAAACGAATCCAATTTGACTCCGGCCAAGCAGGCCTCAGTCTTTACCGGCTCTGCAATTGCCGGTGCAGCATTGGGTGGGCCCGTTGGCTTTATCGCCGGAGCACTCGGCGGAGCCTGGCTCGGAGAGCAGATCAAGCAAGCAGACGAGGCAGATATGCTGGCAACACAACTGACAGAGAGCCGTGCAGAGCTCAGCAACCTGGCACAGCAATTGGATGCGGCTCAACTGTCCGCGAACGACGCCAGCCAACTGGCCCTGGATTCACTGCAATTCCAAATGCTGTTTACCACTGGGGAGGACGAGCTTCAGGAGGGCCAAATGCACCAACTGAGTGCCATGGCTGACTTCCTAAAGCGCCACCCCCACCTGCAAATTCACCTGGAGGGACACGCAGATCCTCGCGGCAGCGACGGCTACAACAATGTACTGTCCGATCAACGCGCCCTGAGTGTGGAAGAGGCTTTGGTATCGCTGGGAGTTGATGCCTCAAGAATCAGCCGCAGCGCACTCGGCTCCACCTACTCCCAGGCAGCCCGAGGCGATGTAGACGCCTACGCCATGGAGCGCCGCGTCGACATCCGCTTCTCCCTTCCGGAGTCCATGGCGGGAAACTTCTGA